The Pseudomonas iranensis genome includes a window with the following:
- the choW gene encoding choline ABC transporter permease subunit has product MLIDQKIPLGQYIAGFVEWLTQHGANTFDAIAVTLETMIHGVTFALTWFNPLVLIGLIAIIAHLIQRKWGLTAFVVASFLLILNLGYWQETMETLAQVLFATLVCVLIGVPLGIVAAHKPMFYTMMRPVLDLMQTVPTFVYLIPTLTLFGLGVVPGLISTVVFAIAAPIRLTYLGIRDVPQELMDAGKAFGCSRRQLLSRIELPHAMPSIAAGITQCIMLSLSMVVIAALVGADGLGKPVVNALNTADIALGFEAGLAIVLLAIMLDRICKQPDAKVGGDA; this is encoded by the coding sequence ATGCTGATTGATCAGAAAATACCTTTAGGCCAGTACATCGCGGGCTTCGTCGAATGGTTGACGCAACACGGCGCCAACACCTTCGACGCAATCGCCGTGACACTGGAAACGATGATCCACGGCGTGACGTTTGCGCTGACCTGGTTCAACCCGCTGGTGCTGATTGGCCTGATTGCCATCATTGCCCATCTGATTCAACGCAAGTGGGGCCTGACCGCGTTCGTGGTCGCCTCGTTCCTGCTGATCCTCAACCTGGGTTACTGGCAGGAAACCATGGAAACCCTCGCCCAGGTGCTGTTCGCCACCCTGGTCTGCGTGTTGATAGGCGTGCCGCTGGGCATCGTCGCCGCGCACAAACCGATGTTCTACACCATGATGCGGCCGGTGCTCGATCTGATGCAGACCGTACCGACCTTCGTTTACCTCATTCCTACCCTGACCCTCTTCGGGCTGGGTGTGGTACCGGGCCTGATCTCCACGGTGGTCTTCGCCATCGCGGCGCCGATCCGCCTGACCTACCTGGGCATCCGTGATGTCCCGCAAGAACTGATGGACGCCGGCAAGGCCTTCGGCTGCTCGCGTCGCCAATTGCTCTCCCGGATCGAACTGCCGCACGCCATGCCGAGCATCGCGGCCGGCATCACCCAGTGCATCATGCTGTCGCTGTCGATGGTGGTGATCGCGGCACTGGTCGGCGCCGACGGACTCGGCAAACCGGTGGTCAACGCACTGAACACTGCTGATATTGCGCTGGGCTTCGAAGCAGGCCTGGCAATCGTACTGCTGGCGATCATGCTCGACCGTATCTGCAAACAACCCGACGCTAAAGTAGGGGGTGACGCATGA
- the betB gene encoding betaine-aldehyde dehydrogenase: MARFELQKLYIDGAYTDAGSDATFEAINPANGEVLALVQRATKDDVERAVVSAEKGQKIWAAMTAMERSRILRRAVDILRERNDELAALETLDTGKSFSETKYVDIVTGADVLEYYAGLVPAIEGEQIPLRDTSFVYTRREPLGVVAGIGAWNYPIQIALWKSAPALAAGNAMIFKPSEVTSLTTLKLAEIYTEAGVPNGVFNVLTGSGREVGTWLTEHPRIEKISFTGGTDTGKKVMASASASSLKDVTMELGGKSPLIICDDADLDRAADTAMMANFYSSGQVCTNGTRVFVPAHLKAAFEAKIVERVARIRVGNPEDENTNFGPLVSFPHMESVLAYIAKGKEEGARVLCGGGRLTDGEFAKGAFVAPTVFTDCTDDMTIVREEIFGPVMAILSYETEEEVIRRANDTDFGLAAGIVTKDLNRAHRVIHQLEAGICWINAWGESDAKMPVGGYKQSGVGRENGISSLNNFTRIKSVQVELGDYVSVF, translated from the coding sequence ATGGCCCGTTTCGAACTGCAAAAACTCTACATCGATGGCGCGTACACCGACGCCGGCAGCGACGCCACCTTCGAAGCCATCAACCCGGCGAACGGTGAAGTCCTCGCACTGGTGCAACGTGCGACCAAAGACGACGTCGAGCGCGCTGTGGTCAGCGCCGAAAAGGGCCAGAAAATCTGGGCCGCGATGACCGCCATGGAGCGTTCGCGCATCCTGCGCCGCGCCGTCGACATCCTGCGCGAGCGCAACGATGAGCTGGCCGCGCTGGAAACCCTGGACACCGGCAAATCCTTCTCCGAAACCAAGTACGTCGACATCGTCACCGGCGCTGACGTGCTGGAATACTACGCAGGCCTGGTGCCCGCCATCGAAGGCGAGCAGATCCCGCTGCGTGACACCTCGTTCGTTTACACCCGTCGCGAACCGCTGGGCGTGGTCGCCGGTATCGGCGCGTGGAACTACCCGATCCAGATCGCCCTGTGGAAATCCGCTCCAGCCCTGGCGGCCGGTAACGCGATGATCTTCAAGCCAAGCGAAGTCACCTCGCTGACCACTCTGAAACTGGCTGAGATCTACACCGAAGCCGGCGTGCCGAACGGCGTGTTCAACGTCCTGACCGGCAGCGGCCGCGAAGTCGGCACCTGGCTGACCGAGCACCCGCGCATCGAGAAAATCTCCTTCACTGGAGGCACCGACACCGGCAAGAAAGTCATGGCCAGCGCCTCGGCTTCGTCGCTCAAGGACGTGACCATGGAACTGGGCGGCAAGTCGCCGCTGATCATCTGCGACGACGCCGATCTCGATCGCGCCGCCGACACGGCGATGATGGCCAACTTCTACAGCTCCGGTCAGGTCTGCACCAACGGCACTCGCGTGTTCGTACCGGCGCACCTGAAAGCCGCTTTTGAAGCCAAGATCGTTGAGCGCGTTGCGCGCATCCGCGTTGGCAACCCGGAAGACGAAAACACCAACTTCGGCCCGCTGGTCAGCTTCCCGCACATGGAAAGCGTGTTGGCTTACATCGCCAAGGGTAAAGAAGAAGGCGCACGCGTGCTGTGCGGCGGCGGTCGACTGACCGACGGCGAATTCGCCAAAGGCGCGTTCGTTGCGCCAACCGTGTTCACCGACTGCACCGACGACATGACCATCGTGCGCGAAGAGATCTTCGGCCCGGTGATGGCGATCCTTTCCTACGAAACCGAAGAAGAAGTGATCCGCCGCGCCAACGACACCGACTTCGGCCTGGCCGCCGGTATCGTTACCAAAGACCTGAACCGCGCGCACCGCGTGATCCATCAACTGGAAGCCGGTATCTGCTGGATCAACGCCTGGGGCGAGTCCGACGCAAAAATGCCGGTCGGCGGCTACAAGCAGTCGGGTGTTGGCCGTGAGAACGGGATCAGCTCGCTGAACAACTTCACCCGCATCAAATCGGTACAGGTCGAGCTGGGCGATTACGTCTCGGTGTTCTGA
- a CDS encoding BCCT family transporter translates to MFYTSTALILLLTAILIIAPQEAGRMLGMAQAWLSRSFGWYYMVVIAAYLVFVVGLAFSSYGKLKLGSKDDTPDFSYGAWAGMLFSSGIGISLLYFGASEPLDHYFNPPEGTSATNMAARQAVQLTFLHWGLHGWAIYALVGLAVAYFAYRHNQPLALRSALYPLVGERWVKGAAGHAVDGFGMFVTLLGLVTNLGIGSLQVSSGLENLFGMEHSNTNLLIVIIVMSTVATIAAVSGVENGIRRLSNLNIVLFSGLLIFVLLFGPTLHLLNGFVQNIGDYLNGVVLKTFDLYVYEGDSAKSDRWLGLWTLFYWAWWISWAPFVGMFIARISRGRSVRELVAGVLLIPLGFTLAWLSIFGNSALDLVMNQGAVELGKTALEQPSMAIYQLLEHYPASKVVIGVSIFVGFVLFLTPADSGAVMMANLSCKGGNVDEDAPHWLRIFWSVVITLVTIGLLFAGNFEAMQTMVVLAGLPFSVVLICFMFGLHKAMRQDVQIEQEQAQLAERGRRGFSERLTQLDLQPSQSVVQRFMDKHVTPALEDAAAQLRNQGIEVQTLLGKAKRCMGVRVEMEEGNPFVYEVSLDGYLATPTESAQSDEARQRYYRAEVYLHNGSQDYDLMGFTPEQITRDVLDQFESHRQLLGRVYS, encoded by the coding sequence GTGTTCTACACCTCGACCGCGCTGATTCTGTTGTTGACCGCCATTCTGATCATCGCCCCGCAAGAGGCCGGCAGAATGTTGGGGATGGCCCAGGCCTGGTTGTCGCGCAGCTTCGGCTGGTACTACATGGTAGTGATCGCCGCCTACCTGGTGTTCGTGGTCGGTCTGGCGTTTTCCTCGTACGGCAAACTCAAACTGGGCAGCAAGGACGACACCCCGGATTTCAGTTACGGCGCCTGGGCGGGGATGCTGTTCTCGTCGGGCATCGGCATTTCGCTGCTGTACTTCGGCGCGTCCGAGCCGCTGGATCATTACTTCAATCCGCCGGAAGGCACCTCGGCCACCAACATGGCCGCGCGTCAGGCGGTGCAACTGACCTTCCTGCACTGGGGCCTGCACGGCTGGGCGATCTACGCTTTGGTCGGCCTTGCCGTGGCGTATTTTGCCTATCGGCATAACCAGCCGCTGGCGCTGCGTTCGGCGCTGTATCCATTGGTCGGCGAGCGTTGGGTCAAAGGCGCGGCCGGTCACGCGGTGGACGGCTTCGGCATGTTCGTGACCCTGCTGGGTCTGGTGACCAACCTGGGGATTGGCTCGCTGCAAGTGTCGTCCGGGCTGGAAAACCTGTTCGGCATGGAGCACAGCAACACCAACCTGCTGATCGTCATCATCGTCATGAGCACAGTAGCGACCATCGCCGCTGTGTCGGGTGTGGAAAACGGCATCCGTCGTCTGTCCAACCTGAACATCGTGCTGTTCAGCGGCCTGCTGATTTTCGTTCTGCTGTTCGGCCCGACTTTGCACCTGCTCAACGGTTTCGTGCAGAACATCGGTGACTACCTCAACGGCGTGGTGCTGAAGACCTTCGACCTGTACGTCTACGAAGGCGACAGCGCCAAGTCCGATCGCTGGCTGGGCCTGTGGACGCTGTTCTACTGGGCCTGGTGGATTTCCTGGGCGCCATTCGTGGGCATGTTCATTGCGCGGATTTCCCGTGGTCGCAGCGTGCGTGAGCTGGTTGCTGGCGTGCTGCTGATTCCGCTGGGCTTCACCTTGGCGTGGCTGTCGATCTTCGGCAACTCGGCGCTGGATCTGGTGATGAATCAGGGCGCGGTGGAGCTGGGCAAGACGGCGCTGGAACAGCCGTCGATGGCGATCTATCAGTTGCTTGAGCATTACCCGGCGTCGAAAGTCGTGATTGGTGTGTCGATCTTCGTCGGCTTCGTGCTGTTCCTGACCCCGGCCGACTCCGGCGCGGTGATGATGGCGAATCTTTCCTGCAAGGGCGGCAACGTCGATGAAGACGCGCCGCACTGGCTGCGGATCTTCTGGTCGGTGGTGATCACGCTGGTGACCATCGGCCTGCTGTTCGCCGGCAACTTCGAAGCCATGCAGACCATGGTCGTGCTGGCCGGCCTGCCGTTCTCGGTGGTGCTGATCTGTTTCATGTTCGGCCTGCACAAGGCGATGCGCCAGGACGTGCAGATCGAGCAGGAGCAAGCGCAACTGGCCGAGCGCGGACGCCGTGGTTTCAGCGAGCGCCTGACGCAACTGGATCTGCAGCCGAGCCAATCGGTGGTGCAGCGCTTCATGGACAAACACGTCACCCCGGCGCTGGAGGATGCGGCGGCGCAATTGCGCAATCAGGGCATTGAAGTGCAGACGCTGCTGGGCAAGGCCAAGCGCTGCATGGGCGTGCGGGTCGAGATGGAAGAGGGCAACCCTTTCGTTTACGAAGTGAGCCTGGATGGTTATCTGGCGACCCCGACCGAATCGGCGCAGTCGGACGAAGCGCGTCAGCGTTACTACCGTGCTGAGGTGTATTTGCACAATGGCAGCCAGGATTACGACTTGATGGGCTTCACCCCGGAGCAGATTACGCGGGATGTGCTGGATCAGTTCGAGAGCCACCGGCAGTTGCTTGGGCGGGTTTACAGCTAA
- a CDS encoding L-serine ammonia-lyase yields MAISVFDLFKIGIGPSSSHTVGPMRAAALFVESLRGKHQLEQVRRIEVQLFGSLSATGIGHGSDNAVIMGLMGEWPDAIDPAQIGPRIQALRETHTLLLDGRLSVPFIWARDMRLIDENLPFHPNAMTLVAEGEFGELHRDTYYSVGGGFVVDEAQAASGVVDLDRTELPYDFSSAIELLQLCKTHNLRVAELMMANEKVWRSEEEIRAGLMKLWRAMQDCVEQGLKHEGILPGGLNVRRRAAKLHRSLQELNKPNVIGSTLSAMEWVNLFALAVNEENAAGGRMVTAPTNGAAGIIPAVLHYFMKFSEAVTDANVVDYFLGAAAVGILCKKNASISGAEVGCQGEVGSACAMAAAGLAEILGATPEQLCNAAEIGLEHNLGLTCDPVGGLVQVPCIERNAIAAVKAINAAQMALRGDGQHFISLDRVIRTMRDTGADMHDKYKETSRGGLAVSAVEC; encoded by the coding sequence ATGGCTATCAGCGTTTTCGACCTGTTCAAAATCGGCATCGGCCCTTCCAGTTCCCACACCGTCGGACCGATGCGCGCCGCCGCATTGTTCGTCGAGTCGCTGCGCGGCAAGCATCAGCTGGAGCAGGTGCGGCGTATCGAGGTGCAGTTGTTTGGATCGCTGTCGGCCACCGGCATCGGCCACGGCAGCGACAACGCGGTGATCATGGGCCTGATGGGCGAGTGGCCGGACGCAATCGACCCGGCGCAGATCGGCCCGCGCATTCAGGCGCTGCGCGAAACCCATACGCTTTTATTGGATGGCCGTCTGTCGGTGCCGTTTATCTGGGCACGGGACATGCGCCTGATCGACGAAAACCTGCCATTCCATCCCAACGCCATGACGCTGGTGGCCGAAGGCGAGTTCGGTGAGTTGCACCGTGACACCTACTATTCGGTCGGCGGCGGCTTCGTCGTTGATGAGGCGCAAGCGGCCAGCGGTGTGGTCGATCTGGATCGCACCGAATTGCCTTACGACTTCTCCAGTGCGATCGAGCTGCTGCAGTTGTGCAAAACGCACAACCTGCGCGTCGCCGAACTGATGATGGCCAACGAAAAGGTCTGGCGCAGCGAAGAAGAGATCCGTGCCGGGCTGATGAAACTGTGGCGGGCGATGCAGGATTGCGTCGAGCAGGGCCTCAAGCACGAAGGCATTCTGCCCGGCGGCCTGAACGTGCGGCGGCGGGCGGCGAAGTTGCACCGCAGCCTGCAAGAGCTGAACAAACCGAACGTCATCGGCTCGACCCTGAGCGCCATGGAGTGGGTCAACCTGTTCGCCCTCGCCGTCAATGAAGAGAATGCCGCTGGCGGGCGTATGGTCACTGCACCGACCAACGGCGCGGCGGGGATCATCCCGGCGGTGCTGCACTACTTCATGAAATTCAGCGAAGCGGTCACCGACGCCAACGTCGTCGACTATTTCCTCGGCGCGGCGGCAGTCGGCATTCTGTGCAAGAAGAATGCGTCGATCTCTGGGGCCGAGGTGGGCTGCCAGGGCGAGGTCGGTTCGGCCTGCGCCATGGCAGCGGCGGGGCTGGCGGAGATTCTCGGCGCCACGCCCGAGCAATTGTGCAACGCGGCGGAAATCGGCCTGGAGCACAATCTGGGCCTGACCTGCGACCCGGTCGGTGGCCTGGTGCAGGTGCCGTGCATCGAGCGCAATGCAATCGCGGCAGTGAAAGCGATCAACGCGGCGCAAATGGCCCTGCGCGGCGACGGTCAGCACTTTATCTCGCTGGACCGAGTGATCCGCACCATGCGCGATACCGGCGCCGATATGCATGACAAATATAAAGAAACTTCGCGCGGTGGCTTGGCGGTCAGTGCGGTTGAATGCTGA
- the betI gene encoding transcriptional regulator BetI, whose amino-acid sequence MPKVGMQPIRRQQLIEATLQAVDQVGMGDASIALIARLAGVSNGIISHYFQDKNGLIAATMRYLMTALSESVTARRQALADDSPRAHLQVIIEGNFDASQVNGPAMKTWLAFWATSMHQPSLHRLQRINDHRLYSNLCCQFRRVLPLEDARSAARGLAALIDGLWLRGALSGDAFDTAQAQQIAYEYMDFQLAKKVS is encoded by the coding sequence ATGCCCAAGGTCGGTATGCAACCCATCCGCCGCCAACAATTGATCGAAGCCACTTTGCAAGCGGTCGATCAGGTCGGAATGGGGGACGCCAGCATTGCGCTGATCGCCCGTTTGGCCGGTGTCTCGAATGGCATCATCAGTCATTACTTTCAGGACAAGAACGGCCTGATCGCCGCCACGATGCGGTACCTGATGACCGCCCTCAGCGAGAGCGTCACCGCGCGCCGTCAGGCGCTGGCAGATGACAGCCCACGGGCGCATCTGCAGGTGATCATCGAAGGCAACTTCGACGCCAGCCAGGTCAATGGCCCGGCAATGAAAACCTGGCTGGCCTTCTGGGCCACCAGCATGCACCAGCCGTCTTTGCACAGGTTGCAGCGGATCAACGATCACCGTCTGTATTCCAACCTGTGCTGCCAGTTCCGCCGTGTGCTGCCGCTCGAAGATGCGCGCAGCGCCGCCCGGGGTCTGGCAGCGTTGATTGACGGCTTGTGGTTGCGCGGCGCGCTGTCGGGAGACGCTTTCGACACGGCGCAGGCGCAACAGATCGCTTACGAATACATGGATTTCCAATTGGCCAAGAAGGTGAGCTAG
- a CDS encoding GlxA family transcriptional regulator, with protein sequence MTSFNSGAQPQNRAPQSIGFLLLDNFTLISLASAVEPLRMANQLSGRELYRWSTLTVDGGQVWASDGLQITPDASMHKAPPLDTVIVCGGIGIQRTVTREHVSWLQSQARQSKRLGAVCTGSWALACAGLLDGFDCSVHWECLAAMQEAFPRVAMSTRLFTLDRNRFTSSGGTAPLDMMLHLISRDHGRELSAAISEMFVYERIRNEQDHQRVPLKHMLGTNQPKLQEIVALMEANLEEPIDLDELAVYVAVSRRQLERLFQKYLHCSPSRYYLKLRLIRARQLLKQTPMSIIEVASVCGFVSTPHFSKCYREYFGIPPRDERVGSNTTQQVAMLPLPQAIVMSPLSGPMSALSQARNESTFASVRL encoded by the coding sequence ATGACGTCGTTCAACTCCGGGGCCCAACCCCAGAACCGTGCGCCTCAATCCATCGGCTTTCTGCTGCTGGACAATTTCACGCTGATTTCCCTGGCGTCCGCCGTTGAGCCGCTGCGCATGGCCAATCAGTTGTCCGGTCGCGAGCTGTATCGCTGGAGCACCCTTACCGTCGATGGCGGCCAGGTCTGGGCCAGTGACGGACTGCAGATCACTCCCGACGCCTCAATGCACAAAGCCCCGCCCCTGGACACGGTGATCGTCTGCGGCGGCATCGGCATTCAACGTACCGTAACCCGTGAACACGTCTCGTGGCTGCAAAGCCAGGCGCGCCAGTCCAAGCGCCTGGGCGCGGTGTGCACCGGCAGTTGGGCGCTGGCCTGTGCCGGTCTGCTCGACGGCTTCGATTGCAGCGTGCACTGGGAATGTCTGGCGGCGATGCAGGAAGCTTTCCCGCGCGTGGCCATGAGCACACGGCTGTTCACCCTCGACCGTAACCGCTTCACCAGTTCCGGCGGTACCGCGCCGCTGGACATGATGCTGCACCTGATCAGCCGCGATCACGGTCGTGAACTGTCGGCAGCGATCTCGGAAATGTTCGTCTACGAGCGCATCCGCAACGAACAGGATCACCAGCGTGTGCCGCTCAAGCACATGCTCGGCACCAACCAGCCGAAGTTGCAGGAAATCGTCGCGTTGATGGAAGCCAATCTGGAAGAGCCGATCGATCTGGATGAACTGGCGGTGTATGTCGCGGTGTCGCGTCGACAACTGGAGCGGTTGTTCCAGAAATACCTGCACTGCTCGCCGTCACGCTATTACCTGAAGCTGCGCCTGATCCGCGCCCGGCAACTGCTCAAACAGACGCCGATGTCGATCATCGAGGTGGCGTCGGTGTGTGGGTTCGTCTCCACGCCGCACTTCTCCAAGTGCTATCGCGAGTACTTCGGCATCCCGCCGCGTGACGAACGCGTCGGCTCCAACACCACCCAGCAGGTAGCGATGCTGCCGCTGCCGCAGGCCATCGTGATGTCGCCGCTCTCGGGGCCGATGTCAGCGCTGAGTCAGGCGCGCAATGAGTCGACGTTTGCCAGCGTAAGGCTGTAG
- a CDS encoding choline ABC transporter substrate-binding protein gives MKGSPSLLLAALLSLPLLAQAAEPAQCSLVNFSDVGWTDITATTATTSVVLNALGYKTKTTMISVPVTYKSLADGKNMDVFLGNWMPTMENDIKPYRDAGTVDTVRTNLKGAKYTLAVPQALYDKGLHDFADIAKFKKELDGKIYGIEPGNDGNRLIQSMIDKDAFGLKTAGFKIVESSEAGMLSQVDRAQKRDTAVVFLGWAPHPMNKRFKIQYLTGGDDFFGPDFGAATVATNTRKGYAEECSNVGQLLKNLEFTVDMESELMGNILDDKMKPDAAAKAWLKKNPQVLDTWLAGVTTIDGKPGLEAVKAKLAP, from the coding sequence ATGAAAGGTTCCCCGTCGTTGTTGTTGGCCGCCCTGCTGAGTCTGCCGTTACTGGCGCAAGCCGCAGAACCGGCACAGTGCAGCCTCGTTAACTTCTCCGATGTCGGCTGGACCGACATCACCGCCACCACCGCTACCACTTCCGTTGTTCTCAACGCCCTCGGCTACAAGACCAAGACCACCATGATCTCCGTGCCCGTGACCTACAAGTCGCTGGCCGACGGCAAGAACATGGACGTGTTTCTCGGTAACTGGATGCCGACCATGGAGAACGACATCAAGCCGTATCGCGATGCCGGCACCGTCGACACCGTGCGCACCAACCTCAAGGGTGCCAAATACACCCTCGCCGTGCCGCAAGCCCTGTACGACAAAGGCCTGCATGACTTCGCCGACATCGCCAAATTCAAGAAAGAACTCGACGGCAAGATCTACGGCATCGAGCCGGGCAACGACGGCAACCGGCTGATCCAGAGCATGATCGACAAGGACGCCTTCGGCCTGAAGACCGCAGGCTTCAAGATCGTCGAATCCTCCGAGGCCGGCATGCTCTCGCAAGTCGACCGGGCGCAGAAGCGCGACACCGCCGTGGTCTTCCTCGGCTGGGCACCGCACCCGATGAACAAGCGCTTCAAGATTCAATACCTGACCGGCGGCGACGACTTCTTCGGCCCCGATTTCGGCGCAGCCACCGTGGCGACCAACACTCGCAAGGGTTACGCCGAAGAATGCAGCAATGTCGGTCAGCTGTTGAAAAACCTGGAGTTCACCGTCGACATGGAAAGTGAACTGATGGGCAACATCCTCGACGACAAGATGAAGCCTGACGCGGCCGCCAAGGCCTGGCTGAAAAAGAATCCACAGGTGCTCGATACCTGGCTCGCTGGCGTGACCACCATTGACGGTAAACCAGGCCTGGAGGCCGTGAAAGCCAAGCTCGCGCCTTGA
- a CDS encoding gamma-butyrobetaine dioxygenase, giving the protein MNTAVAVADFRTYPLISALGGVQGLADRVVIEWADGRVSPFHHVWLRDNCPCDQCVYSVTREQVFESVDAAEDLRPLATRIDSDGCLRIDWQDGHLSRFDPGWLRAHAYDDESRAERLAGKPQPRLWHSDLQLPVFDYIALMNDNAALLQWLLAVRDIGLTQVRGVPTEPGSLKLIAQRISFIRESNFGVLFNVQSKADADSNAYTAFNLPLHTDLPTRELQPGLQFLHCLVNDAEGGENIFVDGFAIADALRQEEPQLFEALCEIPVEFRNKDRHSDYRCLAPIIAVDALGRVAEIRMANFLRGAFDTSVAQMPLLYRAYRRFIAMTREPRFRLMQRLKPGELWCFDNRRTLHARNAFDPATGARHFQGCYVDRDELLSRILVLQR; this is encoded by the coding sequence ATGAACACCGCCGTCGCTGTTGCCGATTTTCGTACTTATCCGTTGATCAGCGCGCTCGGTGGCGTGCAGGGTCTGGCGGATCGCGTTGTCATCGAATGGGCTGACGGACGTGTCAGCCCGTTTCACCACGTATGGTTGCGCGACAATTGCCCGTGTGATCAATGTGTCTACAGCGTCACTCGCGAGCAGGTTTTCGAGAGCGTCGATGCCGCCGAGGATTTGCGACCGCTGGCCACGCGCATCGACAGCGATGGTTGCCTGCGTATCGACTGGCAGGACGGTCACCTCAGCCGCTTTGACCCGGGCTGGTTGCGCGCACATGCCTATGACGATGAATCCCGCGCCGAACGCCTGGCCGGCAAACCGCAGCCCCGTTTGTGGCACAGCGATCTGCAGTTGCCGGTGTTCGACTACATCGCGCTGATGAACGACAACGCCGCGCTGCTGCAATGGTTGCTCGCCGTGCGCGACATCGGCCTGACCCAAGTGCGTGGCGTGCCCACCGAGCCGGGCTCGCTGAAGCTCATCGCGCAGCGGATTTCCTTCATCCGCGAAAGCAACTTCGGCGTGCTGTTCAATGTGCAATCCAAAGCCGACGCCGACAGCAACGCCTACACCGCCTTCAACCTGCCATTGCACACGGATCTGCCGACTCGCGAGCTGCAACCGGGGCTGCAATTTCTGCATTGCCTGGTGAATGATGCCGAGGGTGGCGAGAACATTTTCGTCGATGGTTTTGCGATCGCCGACGCCTTGCGTCAGGAGGAGCCGCAGCTGTTTGAGGCCCTGTGCGAAATCCCTGTGGAATTCCGCAACAAGGACCGGCACAGCGACTATCGCTGCCTGGCGCCGATCATCGCTGTGGATGCGCTGGGCCGGGTGGCGGAGATTCGCATGGCCAACTTTCTGCGCGGGGCGTTCGATACGTCGGTGGCGCAGATGCCGCTGCTGTATCGAGCCTATCGGCGCTTTATTGCGATGACCCGCGAGCCGCGGTTTCGGCTGATGCAGCGACTCAAGCCGGGCGAGTTGTGGTGCTTTGACAACCGCCGCACGCTGCATGCGCGCAATGCCTTTGATCCAGCCACCGGGGCGCGACATTTTCAGGGCTGCTATGTCGACCGGGATGAGTTGTTGTCGCGGATTCTGGTGTTGCAACGTTGA
- the choV gene encoding choline ABC transporter ATP-binding protein: MSIIRFEDVDVIFSKDPREALKLLDQGMTRNEILKKTGQIVGVEKATLDINKGEICVLMGLSGSGKSSLLRCINGLNTVSRGKLFVEHENRQIDIASCTPAELKMMRTKRIAMVFQKFALMPWLTVRENISFGLEMQGRPEKERKKLVDEKLELVGLTQWRNKKPDELSGGMQQRVGLARALAMDADILLMDEPFSALDPLIRQGLQDELLELQRKLSKTIVFVSHDLDEALKLGSRIAIMKDGRIIQYSVPEEIVLNPADDYVRTFVAHTNPLNVLCGRSLMRTLDKCKRINGSVCLDPGGDSWLDLAEGNTIKGARQNGSVLNLQNWAPGQAVEGLERKPTLVDSNIGMRDALQIRYQTGNKLVLHDNNHVVGILGDSELYHALLGKNLG; encoded by the coding sequence ATGAGCATAATTCGCTTCGAAGACGTCGACGTAATCTTCTCCAAAGACCCGCGCGAGGCACTCAAGCTGCTTGATCAGGGCATGACCCGCAACGAGATCCTGAAGAAGACCGGTCAGATCGTCGGCGTGGAAAAAGCCACGCTGGACATCAACAAAGGCGAGATATGCGTGCTGATGGGCCTCTCCGGCTCGGGCAAATCGAGCCTGCTGCGCTGCATCAACGGCCTCAACACCGTGAGCCGCGGCAAGCTGTTCGTCGAGCATGAAAACCGTCAGATCGACATCGCGTCCTGCACGCCCGCCGAGCTGAAGATGATGCGCACCAAGCGCATTGCCATGGTGTTCCAGAAGTTCGCCTTGATGCCCTGGCTGACAGTGCGCGAGAACATCAGTTTCGGTCTGGAAATGCAGGGTCGACCGGAGAAGGAACGCAAGAAACTGGTCGATGAGAAACTCGAACTGGTTGGCCTGACCCAATGGCGCAACAAGAAGCCGGACGAACTTTCCGGCGGCATGCAACAGCGCGTCGGCCTCGCCCGTGCGCTGGCCATGGACGCCGATATTCTGCTGATGGACGAACCGTTCTCGGCTCTCGACCCGCTGATCCGCCAGGGTCTGCAGGATGAACTGCTGGAACTGCAACGCAAGCTGAGCAAGACCATCGTGTTTGTCAGCCACGACCTTGATGAAGCCCTCAAACTCGGCAGCCGCATCGCGATCATGAAAGACGGCCGGATCATCCAGTACAGCGTGCCGGAAGAGATCGTCCTCAACCCGGCGGACGACTATGTGCGCACCTTCGTCGCCCACACCAATCCGCTCAACGTGCTCTGCGGCCGCAGCCTGATGCGCACGCTGGACAAGTGCAAACGCATCAACGGCTCGGTGTGCCTCGATCCGGGCGGCGACTCGTGGCTGGACCTGGCCGAAGGCAACACCATCAAAGGCGCACGGCAGAACGGCTCGGTGCTGAACCTGCAGAACTGGGCACCGGGGCAAGCAGTGGAAGGCCTGGAGCGCAAGCCAACGCTGGTGGATTCGAATATCGGCATGCGTGACGCGCTGCAGATCCGTTATCAGACCGGCAACAAGCTGGTGCTGCACGATAACAATCATGTGGTGGGGATTCTGGGGGACAGCGAGTTGTATCACGCGTTGTTGGGCAAGAATCTGGGTTAG